The genomic window AAAACCTCTTTTATTGTATCATAATATATTCCACCTAATTGGTGCGTGTGGAATCCCATAGACGTAGCCTGTAAACAAATTTGACCCACAGCAAATCCTGTATCATGAAATGCATGTTTATTAACAGACCCATCTCTTTGAAAAGTAGTTCTTGCTAATACCACAATCAAAGCCATAGATTCTTTTGCCCATATTTTATTTGTATCCATCAAAGTATCTAACATATTGATAAAACTTTTACTCGGATTTTTTGAAACAATAAATCGCCACGGCTGCTCATTCATTGAAGAAGGAGCCCATCTCGCCGCCTCCATAAGAGAATGTATCTCCGAATCTAAAATTATTCCCCGAGCAAAAGCCCGCGGACTCCACCTCTCTTCCATTAGTGGATGTATTGGATATGCAGTATTTGCTTTTTTTGTATTCATAATATTTTGTGTTTCCTGTTAAAAATGAATATATTGTATTTTTGTATATAATAGATAAAAAATATTTTTACTCACTCTAAATTATAATGTGGTAACAAAGATTTGATCAACAATATAGTTTCCATACACTGTCTATGAGTAAATTGAAATACCTGAAAATAAAACAAAAATAATTTTTTTGCTTTTATTACAAAAAAATACTCCAAACAATGTGACTCAATTTAAAAAGTAAGAGCTTTTTTGCAAACATTAACTAACCACTCCTCTCACCTTTCCATCTTTACATCCAAAGAAATACTAATACCCCCTGACATTACTTCCCAATCAGTAGAACGACTATCTCTATAATACGTTTCCGCACCAGGATCCGAAGAAAAATAAATACATCCTCCCCCTAAATCTTTACTTGCATCCGATGGTACCATATGCTCTAAGGTCACTAAAAAATTATCGCTTAACTCAATATTATAGGGTGTCAAGTCAAATATAAACTCACCTTCTTTTTTCTCTTCAGGAACACGAATGTAGATTTCTTTTTGCAAAATGCTTTCATCAAGAGGATTACTTCGCACTTTATAAATATTAATTTTATAAAAAATAGTATCATAACTGCAAGGAAGCGTATTCAATCGCAATTTTTGAATAAGTGTGTATTTTTTTATACGTATAAGAACTCCACATTCATATCCTTTGCGAATTTCACCCGCAAAACCCATATACTTATTCATAGGGATTTTCCTTACCCCTAAGATCTTCTCTACCATTTTCATTTTTTTTGCTCTTTTTCCTACCCCGTCTAACAAAATTACAGTTTCTTTGAGAAAAACAGTACGATTTTTGAGATTTTGAACATCTCTTATTTTCAAAGAACACTTCTCATACCCAACACAAGAAAATAAAATACTATCCGCCTCTTTTTTATTACTCATATCAAGTGTAAAAACACCATTCTCATCCGTAATGCAACCCCTTTTATTGTGGGTATCCCTATCTAATATTTGTATATTTACATAAGGAATAATATTTCCTGTTTCTTTATTTCTACATACCCCCGAAAAAACCTGGCAATAAGAATAATTAATAAAGAACGGTAATACAATAACAAATACCAAAAAAAAATTTCTCATAACGAAAAACAATATGCATATGTTATGTTCTTTTTTTTCTTTCATTATCAAGTCGTTGTTTTATT from Chitinophagaceae bacterium includes these protein-coding regions:
- a CDS encoding carboxypeptidase-like regulatory domain-containing protein; translated protein: MRNFFLVFVIVLPFFINYSYCQVFSGVCRNKETGNIIPYVNIQILDRDTHNKRGCITDENGVFTLDMSNKKEADSILFSCVGYEKCSLKIRDVQNLKNRTVFLKETVILLDGVGKRAKKMKMVEKILGVRKIPMNKYMGFAGEIRKGYECGVLIRIKKYTLIQKLRLNTLPCSYDTIFYKINIYKVRSNPLDESILQKEIYIRVPEEKKEGEFIFDLTPYNIELSDNFLVTLEHMVPSDASKDLGGGCIYFSSDPGAETYYRDSRSTDWEVMSGGISISLDVKMER
- a CDS encoding nitroreductase family protein → MNTKKANTAYPIHPLMEERWSPRAFARGIILDSEIHSLMEAARWAPSSMNEQPWRFIVSKNPSKSFINMLDTLMDTNKIWAKESMALIVVLARTTFQRDGSVNKHAFHDTGFAVGQICLQATSMGFHTHQLGGIYYDTIKEVFSVPKDEEVVCIIAVGKLGNPDILSEDLQKREVSTRQRKPIEDFYTFLKE